In Phocoena sinus isolate mPhoSin1 chromosome 10, mPhoSin1.pri, whole genome shotgun sequence, a single genomic region encodes these proteins:
- the MARS1 gene encoding methionine--tRNA ligase, cytoplasmic isoform X3, translating into MRLFVSEGAPGSLPVLAAAGRAQGRAELLISTVGPEECVVPFLTRPKVPVLQLDSGNYLFSTSAICRYFFLLSGWEQDDLTNQWLEWEATELQETESLADIVLWGALYPLLQDPAYLPEELGALHSWFQTLSSQEPCQRAAETVLKQQGVLALRPYLQKQPQPSFLEGRAVSNEPEEEELATLSEEEIAMAVAAWEKGLESLPPVQPQQNPVLPVAGEKNVLITSALPYVNNVPHLGNIIGCVLSADVFARYSRLRQWNTLYLCGTDEYGTATETKAMEEGLTPQEICDKYHVIHADIYRWFNISFDIFGRTTTPQQTKITQDIFQRLVARGFVLQDTVEQLRCEHCARFLADRFVEGMCPFCGYEEARGDQCDKCGKLINAIELKKPQCKVCRSCPVVKSSRHLFLDLPKLGKPLEEWLEKTLPGSDWTPNARFIIRSWLRDGLKPRCITRDLKWGTPVPLEGFEDKVFYVWFDATIGYLSITANYTDQWEKWWKNPEQVSLYQFMAKDNVPFHGLVFPCSALGAEDNYTLVSHLIATEYLNYEDGKFSKSRGVGVFGDMAQDTGIPADIWRFYLLYIRPEGQDSAFSWTDMLLKNNSELLNNLGNFINRAGMFVSKFFGGFVPEMVLTSDDRRLLAHVTLELQHYHQLLEKVRIRDALRSILTISRHGNQYIQVNEPWKRIKGSEADRQRAGTVTGLAVNIAALLSIMLQPYMPTVSATIQAQLQLPPPACSILLTNFLCTLPAGHQIGTVSPLFQKLENDQIESLRQRFSGGQAKAPPKPAAVETMTTAGPQQIQVLMDEVTKQGNTVRELKAQKADKNQVAAEVAKLLDLKKQLALAEGKPLETPKGKKKK; encoded by the exons ATGAGGTTGTTCGTGAGTGAGGGCGCCCCGGGGAGCCTGCCCGTGCTGGCCGCGGCCGGGAGGGCCCAGGGCAGAGCGGAGCTGCTTATCAGCACTGTAGGCCCGGAAG AGTGTGTGGTCCCGTTCCTGACCCGGCCTAAGGTTCCTGTCTTGCAACTGGATAGTGGCAACTACCTCTTCTCCACCAGTGCAATCTGTCG ATACTTCTTTCTGTTATCTGGCTGGGAGCAAGATGACCTCACCAACCAGTGGCTGGAATGGGAAGCGACAGAGCTGCAG GAGACAGAATCTCTAGCTGACATTGTTTTGTGGGGAGCACTATATCCATTACTCCAAGACCCGGCATACCTCCCTG AGGAGCTGGGTGCCCTGCACAGCTGGTTCCAGACACTGAGTTCTCAGGAGCCATGTCAGCGAGCTGCAGAGACTGTGCTGAAGCAGCAGGGTGTCCTGGCCCTCCGGCCCTACCTCCAAAAGCAGCCCCAGCCCAGCTTCCTTGAGGGGAGGGCTGTCAGCAATGAGCCTGAG GAGGAAGAGCTGGCTACCCTATCTGAGGAGGAGATTGCCATGGCTGTAGCTGCTTGGGAGAAGGGCCTGGAAAGCTTGCCCCCTGTTCAGCCACAGCAGAATCCAGT GTTGCCTGTGGCTGGGGAGAAGAATGTGCTCATCACCAGCGCCCTCCCTTATGTCAACAATGTCCCCCATCTTGGAAACATCATCGGTTGCGTGCTCAGTGCTGACGTCTTTGCCAG GTACTCCCGGCTCCGCCAGTGGAACACCCTCTATCTGTGTGGGACAGATGAGTATGGTACAGCGACGGAGACCAAGGCTATGGAGGAGGGTCTAACCCCCCAGGAGATCTGTGACAAGTACCATGTTATCCACGCCGACATCTACCGCTGGTTTAATATCTCGTTTGACATTTTTGGTCGGACAACCACTCCGCAGCAGACCAA AATTACCCAGGATATCTTCCAGCGGTTGGTGGCCCGAGGTTTTGTGCTGCAAGATACTGTGGAGCAACTGCGGTGTGAGCACTGTGCCCGCTTCCTGGCTGACCGCTTTGTGGAGGGCATGTGTCCCTTCTGTGGCTATGAGGAGGCCCGGGGTGACCAGTGTGACAAGTGTGGCAAGCTCATCAATGCCATCGAGCTCAAG AAGCCTCAGTGTAAAGTCTGCCGATCGTGCCCTGTGGTGAAATCCTCTCGGCACCTGTTTCTGGACCTGCCTAAG TTGGGAAAGCCGCTGGAGGAGTGGTTGGAGAAGACGTTGCCTGGCAGTGACTGGACACCTAACGCCCGGTTCATCATTCGTTCTTGGCTTCGGGATGGCCTCAAGCCACGCTGCATAACCCGAGACCTCAAGTGGGGAACCCCTGTGCCCTTAGAAGGTTTTGAGGACAAG GTATTCTATGTCTGGTTTGATGCCACCATTGGCTACCTGTCCATCACAGCCAACTACACAGACCAGTGGGAGAAATGGTGGAAGAACCCAGAACAA GTGAGCCTGTATCAGTTCATGGCCAAAGACAATGTTCCCTTCCACGGCTTAGTCTTTCCTTGTTCAGCCCTAGGAGCTGAGGACAACTACACTTTGGTCAGCCACCTCATTGCTACAG AATACCTGAATTACGAGGATGGGAAATTCTCTAAGAGCCGGGGTGTAGGAGTGTTTGGGGACATGGCCCAGGACACAGGGATCCCTGCTGACATCTGGCGCTTCTATCTGCTGTACATTCGGCCTGAGGGTCAGGACAGTGCCTTCTCCTGGACAGACATGTTGCTCAAGAATAATTCTGAGCTGCTTAACAATTTGGGCAACTTCATCAACAG AGCTGGGATGTTTGTGTCtaagttttttgggggttttgtgcCTGAGATGGTGCTCACCTCTGATGATCGGCGCCTGCTGGCCCACGTCACCCTGGAGCTCCAGCATTATCACCAGCTGCTAGAGAAGGTTCG GATCCGGGATGCCTTACGCAGTATCCTCACCATCTCTCGCCATGGCAACCAGTACATTCAGGTGAACGAGCCCTGGAAGCGGATTAAAGGCAGCGAGGCTGACAG ACAGCGGGCAGGGACAGTGACAGGCTTGGCAGTGAATATAGCTGCCTTGCTGTCCATCATGCTCCAGCCTTACATGCCCACGGTTAGTGCTACCATCCAGGCCCAGCTGCAGCTCCCACCTCCAGCCTGCAGCATCCTGCTCACAAACTTCCTGTGCACCTTACCAGCAGGACACCAGATTGGCACA GTCAGTCCCTTGTtccaaaaactggaaaatgaCCAGATTGAAAGTCTGAGGCAGCGCTTCAGCGGGGGCCAG GCAAAAGCACCCCCCAAGCCAGCAGCTGTAGAGACTATGACAACAGCTGGACCACAGCAGATACAAGTGCTGATGGATGAAGTGACCAAGCAG GGCAACACTGTCCGGGAGTTGAAAGCACAAAAGGCAGACAAGAACCAGGTTGCTGCAGAGGTGGCTAAACTCTTGGATCTGAAGAAACAGTTGGCTCTGGCTGAGGGGAAACCCCTTGAAACCCctaaaggcaagaagaaaaagtga
- the MARS1 gene encoding methionine--tRNA ligase, cytoplasmic isoform X1, producing MRLFVSEGAPGSLPVLAAAGRAQGRAELLISTVGPEECVVPFLTRPKVPVLQLDSGNYLFSTSAICRYFFLLSGWEQDDLTNQWLEWEATELQPALSAALYYLVVQGKKGEDVFSPVRRALTHIDHSLSRRSCPFLAGETESLADIVLWGALYPLLQDPAYLPEELGALHSWFQTLSSQEPCQRAAETVLKQQGVLALRPYLQKQPQPSFLEGRAVSNEPEEEELATLSEEEIAMAVAAWEKGLESLPPVQPQQNPVLPVAGEKNVLITSALPYVNNVPHLGNIIGCVLSADVFARYSRLRQWNTLYLCGTDEYGTATETKAMEEGLTPQEICDKYHVIHADIYRWFNISFDIFGRTTTPQQTKITQDIFQRLVARGFVLQDTVEQLRCEHCARFLADRFVEGMCPFCGYEEARGDQCDKCGKLINAIELKKPQCKVCRSCPVVKSSRHLFLDLPKLGKPLEEWLEKTLPGSDWTPNARFIIRSWLRDGLKPRCITRDLKWGTPVPLEGFEDKVFYVWFDATIGYLSITANYTDQWEKWWKNPEQVSLYQFMAKDNVPFHGLVFPCSALGAEDNYTLVSHLIATEYLNYEDGKFSKSRGVGVFGDMAQDTGIPADIWRFYLLYIRPEGQDSAFSWTDMLLKNNSELLNNLGNFINRAGMFVSKFFGGFVPEMVLTSDDRRLLAHVTLELQHYHQLLEKVRIRDALRSILTISRHGNQYIQVNEPWKRIKGSEADRQRAGTVTGLAVNIAALLSIMLQPYMPTVSATIQAQLQLPPPACSILLTNFLCTLPAGHQIGTVSPLFQKLENDQIESLRQRFSGGQAKAPPKPAAVETMTTAGPQQIQVLMDEVTKQGNTVRELKAQKADKNQVAAEVAKLLDLKKQLALAEGKPLETPKGKKKK from the exons ATGAGGTTGTTCGTGAGTGAGGGCGCCCCGGGGAGCCTGCCCGTGCTGGCCGCGGCCGGGAGGGCCCAGGGCAGAGCGGAGCTGCTTATCAGCACTGTAGGCCCGGAAG AGTGTGTGGTCCCGTTCCTGACCCGGCCTAAGGTTCCTGTCTTGCAACTGGATAGTGGCAACTACCTCTTCTCCACCAGTGCAATCTGTCG ATACTTCTTTCTGTTATCTGGCTGGGAGCAAGATGACCTCACCAACCAGTGGCTGGAATGGGAAGCGACAGAGCTGCAG CCAGCTTTGTCCGCTGCCCTGTACTATTTAGTGGtccaagggaagaagggagaagatgTTTTTAGCCCGGTCCGGAGAGCCCTGACTCATATTGACCACAGCTTGAGTCGTCGGAGCTGTCCGTTCCTGGCTGGG GAGACAGAATCTCTAGCTGACATTGTTTTGTGGGGAGCACTATATCCATTACTCCAAGACCCGGCATACCTCCCTG AGGAGCTGGGTGCCCTGCACAGCTGGTTCCAGACACTGAGTTCTCAGGAGCCATGTCAGCGAGCTGCAGAGACTGTGCTGAAGCAGCAGGGTGTCCTGGCCCTCCGGCCCTACCTCCAAAAGCAGCCCCAGCCCAGCTTCCTTGAGGGGAGGGCTGTCAGCAATGAGCCTGAG GAGGAAGAGCTGGCTACCCTATCTGAGGAGGAGATTGCCATGGCTGTAGCTGCTTGGGAGAAGGGCCTGGAAAGCTTGCCCCCTGTTCAGCCACAGCAGAATCCAGT GTTGCCTGTGGCTGGGGAGAAGAATGTGCTCATCACCAGCGCCCTCCCTTATGTCAACAATGTCCCCCATCTTGGAAACATCATCGGTTGCGTGCTCAGTGCTGACGTCTTTGCCAG GTACTCCCGGCTCCGCCAGTGGAACACCCTCTATCTGTGTGGGACAGATGAGTATGGTACAGCGACGGAGACCAAGGCTATGGAGGAGGGTCTAACCCCCCAGGAGATCTGTGACAAGTACCATGTTATCCACGCCGACATCTACCGCTGGTTTAATATCTCGTTTGACATTTTTGGTCGGACAACCACTCCGCAGCAGACCAA AATTACCCAGGATATCTTCCAGCGGTTGGTGGCCCGAGGTTTTGTGCTGCAAGATACTGTGGAGCAACTGCGGTGTGAGCACTGTGCCCGCTTCCTGGCTGACCGCTTTGTGGAGGGCATGTGTCCCTTCTGTGGCTATGAGGAGGCCCGGGGTGACCAGTGTGACAAGTGTGGCAAGCTCATCAATGCCATCGAGCTCAAG AAGCCTCAGTGTAAAGTCTGCCGATCGTGCCCTGTGGTGAAATCCTCTCGGCACCTGTTTCTGGACCTGCCTAAG TTGGGAAAGCCGCTGGAGGAGTGGTTGGAGAAGACGTTGCCTGGCAGTGACTGGACACCTAACGCCCGGTTCATCATTCGTTCTTGGCTTCGGGATGGCCTCAAGCCACGCTGCATAACCCGAGACCTCAAGTGGGGAACCCCTGTGCCCTTAGAAGGTTTTGAGGACAAG GTATTCTATGTCTGGTTTGATGCCACCATTGGCTACCTGTCCATCACAGCCAACTACACAGACCAGTGGGAGAAATGGTGGAAGAACCCAGAACAA GTGAGCCTGTATCAGTTCATGGCCAAAGACAATGTTCCCTTCCACGGCTTAGTCTTTCCTTGTTCAGCCCTAGGAGCTGAGGACAACTACACTTTGGTCAGCCACCTCATTGCTACAG AATACCTGAATTACGAGGATGGGAAATTCTCTAAGAGCCGGGGTGTAGGAGTGTTTGGGGACATGGCCCAGGACACAGGGATCCCTGCTGACATCTGGCGCTTCTATCTGCTGTACATTCGGCCTGAGGGTCAGGACAGTGCCTTCTCCTGGACAGACATGTTGCTCAAGAATAATTCTGAGCTGCTTAACAATTTGGGCAACTTCATCAACAG AGCTGGGATGTTTGTGTCtaagttttttgggggttttgtgcCTGAGATGGTGCTCACCTCTGATGATCGGCGCCTGCTGGCCCACGTCACCCTGGAGCTCCAGCATTATCACCAGCTGCTAGAGAAGGTTCG GATCCGGGATGCCTTACGCAGTATCCTCACCATCTCTCGCCATGGCAACCAGTACATTCAGGTGAACGAGCCCTGGAAGCGGATTAAAGGCAGCGAGGCTGACAG ACAGCGGGCAGGGACAGTGACAGGCTTGGCAGTGAATATAGCTGCCTTGCTGTCCATCATGCTCCAGCCTTACATGCCCACGGTTAGTGCTACCATCCAGGCCCAGCTGCAGCTCCCACCTCCAGCCTGCAGCATCCTGCTCACAAACTTCCTGTGCACCTTACCAGCAGGACACCAGATTGGCACA GTCAGTCCCTTGTtccaaaaactggaaaatgaCCAGATTGAAAGTCTGAGGCAGCGCTTCAGCGGGGGCCAG GCAAAAGCACCCCCCAAGCCAGCAGCTGTAGAGACTATGACAACAGCTGGACCACAGCAGATACAAGTGCTGATGGATGAAGTGACCAAGCAG GGCAACACTGTCCGGGAGTTGAAAGCACAAAAGGCAGACAAGAACCAGGTTGCTGCAGAGGTGGCTAAACTCTTGGATCTGAAGAAACAGTTGGCTCTGGCTGAGGGGAAACCCCTTGAAACCCctaaaggcaagaagaaaaagtga
- the MARS1 gene encoding methionine--tRNA ligase, cytoplasmic isoform X4, with amino-acid sequence MGSDRAAVVQGKKGEDVFSPVRRALTHIDHSLSRRSCPFLAGETESLADIVLWGALYPLLQDPAYLPEELGALHSWFQTLSSQEPCQRAAETVLKQQGVLALRPYLQKQPQPSFLEGRAVSNEPEEEELATLSEEEIAMAVAAWEKGLESLPPVQPQQNPVLPVAGEKNVLITSALPYVNNVPHLGNIIGCVLSADVFARYSRLRQWNTLYLCGTDEYGTATETKAMEEGLTPQEICDKYHVIHADIYRWFNISFDIFGRTTTPQQTKITQDIFQRLVARGFVLQDTVEQLRCEHCARFLADRFVEGMCPFCGYEEARGDQCDKCGKLINAIELKKPQCKVCRSCPVVKSSRHLFLDLPKLGKPLEEWLEKTLPGSDWTPNARFIIRSWLRDGLKPRCITRDLKWGTPVPLEGFEDKVFYVWFDATIGYLSITANYTDQWEKWWKNPEQVSLYQFMAKDNVPFHGLVFPCSALGAEDNYTLVSHLIATEYLNYEDGKFSKSRGVGVFGDMAQDTGIPADIWRFYLLYIRPEGQDSAFSWTDMLLKNNSELLNNLGNFINRAGMFVSKFFGGFVPEMVLTSDDRRLLAHVTLELQHYHQLLEKVRIRDALRSILTISRHGNQYIQVNEPWKRIKGSEADRQRAGTVTGLAVNIAALLSIMLQPYMPTVSATIQAQLQLPPPACSILLTNFLCTLPAGHQIGTVSPLFQKLENDQIESLRQRFSGGQAKAPPKPAAVETMTTAGPQQIQVLMDEVTKQGNTVRELKAQKADKNQVAAEVAKLLDLKKQLALAEGKPLETPKGKKKK; translated from the exons ATGGGAAGCGACAGAGCTGCAG TGGtccaagggaagaagggagaagatgTTTTTAGCCCGGTCCGGAGAGCCCTGACTCATATTGACCACAGCTTGAGTCGTCGGAGCTGTCCGTTCCTGGCTGGG GAGACAGAATCTCTAGCTGACATTGTTTTGTGGGGAGCACTATATCCATTACTCCAAGACCCGGCATACCTCCCTG AGGAGCTGGGTGCCCTGCACAGCTGGTTCCAGACACTGAGTTCTCAGGAGCCATGTCAGCGAGCTGCAGAGACTGTGCTGAAGCAGCAGGGTGTCCTGGCCCTCCGGCCCTACCTCCAAAAGCAGCCCCAGCCCAGCTTCCTTGAGGGGAGGGCTGTCAGCAATGAGCCTGAG GAGGAAGAGCTGGCTACCCTATCTGAGGAGGAGATTGCCATGGCTGTAGCTGCTTGGGAGAAGGGCCTGGAAAGCTTGCCCCCTGTTCAGCCACAGCAGAATCCAGT GTTGCCTGTGGCTGGGGAGAAGAATGTGCTCATCACCAGCGCCCTCCCTTATGTCAACAATGTCCCCCATCTTGGAAACATCATCGGTTGCGTGCTCAGTGCTGACGTCTTTGCCAG GTACTCCCGGCTCCGCCAGTGGAACACCCTCTATCTGTGTGGGACAGATGAGTATGGTACAGCGACGGAGACCAAGGCTATGGAGGAGGGTCTAACCCCCCAGGAGATCTGTGACAAGTACCATGTTATCCACGCCGACATCTACCGCTGGTTTAATATCTCGTTTGACATTTTTGGTCGGACAACCACTCCGCAGCAGACCAA AATTACCCAGGATATCTTCCAGCGGTTGGTGGCCCGAGGTTTTGTGCTGCAAGATACTGTGGAGCAACTGCGGTGTGAGCACTGTGCCCGCTTCCTGGCTGACCGCTTTGTGGAGGGCATGTGTCCCTTCTGTGGCTATGAGGAGGCCCGGGGTGACCAGTGTGACAAGTGTGGCAAGCTCATCAATGCCATCGAGCTCAAG AAGCCTCAGTGTAAAGTCTGCCGATCGTGCCCTGTGGTGAAATCCTCTCGGCACCTGTTTCTGGACCTGCCTAAG TTGGGAAAGCCGCTGGAGGAGTGGTTGGAGAAGACGTTGCCTGGCAGTGACTGGACACCTAACGCCCGGTTCATCATTCGTTCTTGGCTTCGGGATGGCCTCAAGCCACGCTGCATAACCCGAGACCTCAAGTGGGGAACCCCTGTGCCCTTAGAAGGTTTTGAGGACAAG GTATTCTATGTCTGGTTTGATGCCACCATTGGCTACCTGTCCATCACAGCCAACTACACAGACCAGTGGGAGAAATGGTGGAAGAACCCAGAACAA GTGAGCCTGTATCAGTTCATGGCCAAAGACAATGTTCCCTTCCACGGCTTAGTCTTTCCTTGTTCAGCCCTAGGAGCTGAGGACAACTACACTTTGGTCAGCCACCTCATTGCTACAG AATACCTGAATTACGAGGATGGGAAATTCTCTAAGAGCCGGGGTGTAGGAGTGTTTGGGGACATGGCCCAGGACACAGGGATCCCTGCTGACATCTGGCGCTTCTATCTGCTGTACATTCGGCCTGAGGGTCAGGACAGTGCCTTCTCCTGGACAGACATGTTGCTCAAGAATAATTCTGAGCTGCTTAACAATTTGGGCAACTTCATCAACAG AGCTGGGATGTTTGTGTCtaagttttttgggggttttgtgcCTGAGATGGTGCTCACCTCTGATGATCGGCGCCTGCTGGCCCACGTCACCCTGGAGCTCCAGCATTATCACCAGCTGCTAGAGAAGGTTCG GATCCGGGATGCCTTACGCAGTATCCTCACCATCTCTCGCCATGGCAACCAGTACATTCAGGTGAACGAGCCCTGGAAGCGGATTAAAGGCAGCGAGGCTGACAG ACAGCGGGCAGGGACAGTGACAGGCTTGGCAGTGAATATAGCTGCCTTGCTGTCCATCATGCTCCAGCCTTACATGCCCACGGTTAGTGCTACCATCCAGGCCCAGCTGCAGCTCCCACCTCCAGCCTGCAGCATCCTGCTCACAAACTTCCTGTGCACCTTACCAGCAGGACACCAGATTGGCACA GTCAGTCCCTTGTtccaaaaactggaaaatgaCCAGATTGAAAGTCTGAGGCAGCGCTTCAGCGGGGGCCAG GCAAAAGCACCCCCCAAGCCAGCAGCTGTAGAGACTATGACAACAGCTGGACCACAGCAGATACAAGTGCTGATGGATGAAGTGACCAAGCAG GGCAACACTGTCCGGGAGTTGAAAGCACAAAAGGCAGACAAGAACCAGGTTGCTGCAGAGGTGGCTAAACTCTTGGATCTGAAGAAACAGTTGGCTCTGGCTGAGGGGAAACCCCTTGAAACCCctaaaggcaagaagaaaaagtga
- the MARS1 gene encoding methionine--tRNA ligase, cytoplasmic isoform X2, with product MRLFVSEGAPGSLPVLAAAGRAQGRAELLISTVGPEECVVPFLTRPKVPVLQLDSGNYLFSTSAICRYFFLLSGWEQDDLTNQWLEWEATELQPALSAALYYLVVQGKKGEDVFSPVRRALTHIDHSLSRRSCPFLAGETESLADIVLWGALYPLLQDPAYLPEELGALHSWFQTLSSQEPCQRAAETVLKQQGVLALRPYLQKQPQPSFLEGRAVSNEPEEEELATLSEEEIAMAVAAWEKGLESLPPVQPQQNPVLPVAGEKNVLITSALPYVNNVPHLGNIIGCVLSADVFARYSRLRQWNTLYLCGTDEYGTATETKAMEEGLTPQEICDKYHVIHADIYRWFNISFDIFGRTTTPQQTKITQDIFQRLVARGFVLQDTVEQLRCEHCARFLADRFVEGMCPFCGYEEARGDQCDKCGKLINAIELKKPQCKVCRSCPVVKSSRHLFLDLPKLGKPLEEWLEKTLPGSDWTPNARFIIRSWLRDGLKPRCITRDLKWGTPVPLEGFEDKVFYVWFDATIGYLSITANYTDQWEKWWKNPEQVSLYQFMAKDNVPFHGLVFPCSALGAEDNYTLVSHLIATEYLNYEDGKFSKSRGVGVFGDMAQDTGIPADIWRFYLLYIRPEGQDSAFSWTDMLLKNNSELLNNLGNFINRAGMFVSKFFGGFVPEMVLTSDDRRLLAHVTLELQHYHQLLEKVRIRDALRSILTISRHGNQYIQVNEPWKRIKGSEADRQRAGTVTGLAVNIAALLSIMLQPYMPTVSPLFQKLENDQIESLRQRFSGGQAKAPPKPAAVETMTTAGPQQIQVLMDEVTKQGNTVRELKAQKADKNQVAAEVAKLLDLKKQLALAEGKPLETPKGKKKK from the exons ATGAGGTTGTTCGTGAGTGAGGGCGCCCCGGGGAGCCTGCCCGTGCTGGCCGCGGCCGGGAGGGCCCAGGGCAGAGCGGAGCTGCTTATCAGCACTGTAGGCCCGGAAG AGTGTGTGGTCCCGTTCCTGACCCGGCCTAAGGTTCCTGTCTTGCAACTGGATAGTGGCAACTACCTCTTCTCCACCAGTGCAATCTGTCG ATACTTCTTTCTGTTATCTGGCTGGGAGCAAGATGACCTCACCAACCAGTGGCTGGAATGGGAAGCGACAGAGCTGCAG CCAGCTTTGTCCGCTGCCCTGTACTATTTAGTGGtccaagggaagaagggagaagatgTTTTTAGCCCGGTCCGGAGAGCCCTGACTCATATTGACCACAGCTTGAGTCGTCGGAGCTGTCCGTTCCTGGCTGGG GAGACAGAATCTCTAGCTGACATTGTTTTGTGGGGAGCACTATATCCATTACTCCAAGACCCGGCATACCTCCCTG AGGAGCTGGGTGCCCTGCACAGCTGGTTCCAGACACTGAGTTCTCAGGAGCCATGTCAGCGAGCTGCAGAGACTGTGCTGAAGCAGCAGGGTGTCCTGGCCCTCCGGCCCTACCTCCAAAAGCAGCCCCAGCCCAGCTTCCTTGAGGGGAGGGCTGTCAGCAATGAGCCTGAG GAGGAAGAGCTGGCTACCCTATCTGAGGAGGAGATTGCCATGGCTGTAGCTGCTTGGGAGAAGGGCCTGGAAAGCTTGCCCCCTGTTCAGCCACAGCAGAATCCAGT GTTGCCTGTGGCTGGGGAGAAGAATGTGCTCATCACCAGCGCCCTCCCTTATGTCAACAATGTCCCCCATCTTGGAAACATCATCGGTTGCGTGCTCAGTGCTGACGTCTTTGCCAG GTACTCCCGGCTCCGCCAGTGGAACACCCTCTATCTGTGTGGGACAGATGAGTATGGTACAGCGACGGAGACCAAGGCTATGGAGGAGGGTCTAACCCCCCAGGAGATCTGTGACAAGTACCATGTTATCCACGCCGACATCTACCGCTGGTTTAATATCTCGTTTGACATTTTTGGTCGGACAACCACTCCGCAGCAGACCAA AATTACCCAGGATATCTTCCAGCGGTTGGTGGCCCGAGGTTTTGTGCTGCAAGATACTGTGGAGCAACTGCGGTGTGAGCACTGTGCCCGCTTCCTGGCTGACCGCTTTGTGGAGGGCATGTGTCCCTTCTGTGGCTATGAGGAGGCCCGGGGTGACCAGTGTGACAAGTGTGGCAAGCTCATCAATGCCATCGAGCTCAAG AAGCCTCAGTGTAAAGTCTGCCGATCGTGCCCTGTGGTGAAATCCTCTCGGCACCTGTTTCTGGACCTGCCTAAG TTGGGAAAGCCGCTGGAGGAGTGGTTGGAGAAGACGTTGCCTGGCAGTGACTGGACACCTAACGCCCGGTTCATCATTCGTTCTTGGCTTCGGGATGGCCTCAAGCCACGCTGCATAACCCGAGACCTCAAGTGGGGAACCCCTGTGCCCTTAGAAGGTTTTGAGGACAAG GTATTCTATGTCTGGTTTGATGCCACCATTGGCTACCTGTCCATCACAGCCAACTACACAGACCAGTGGGAGAAATGGTGGAAGAACCCAGAACAA GTGAGCCTGTATCAGTTCATGGCCAAAGACAATGTTCCCTTCCACGGCTTAGTCTTTCCTTGTTCAGCCCTAGGAGCTGAGGACAACTACACTTTGGTCAGCCACCTCATTGCTACAG AATACCTGAATTACGAGGATGGGAAATTCTCTAAGAGCCGGGGTGTAGGAGTGTTTGGGGACATGGCCCAGGACACAGGGATCCCTGCTGACATCTGGCGCTTCTATCTGCTGTACATTCGGCCTGAGGGTCAGGACAGTGCCTTCTCCTGGACAGACATGTTGCTCAAGAATAATTCTGAGCTGCTTAACAATTTGGGCAACTTCATCAACAG AGCTGGGATGTTTGTGTCtaagttttttgggggttttgtgcCTGAGATGGTGCTCACCTCTGATGATCGGCGCCTGCTGGCCCACGTCACCCTGGAGCTCCAGCATTATCACCAGCTGCTAGAGAAGGTTCG GATCCGGGATGCCTTACGCAGTATCCTCACCATCTCTCGCCATGGCAACCAGTACATTCAGGTGAACGAGCCCTGGAAGCGGATTAAAGGCAGCGAGGCTGACAG ACAGCGGGCAGGGACAGTGACAGGCTTGGCAGTGAATATAGCTGCCTTGCTGTCCATCATGCTCCAGCCTTACATGCCCACG GTCAGTCCCTTGTtccaaaaactggaaaatgaCCAGATTGAAAGTCTGAGGCAGCGCTTCAGCGGGGGCCAG GCAAAAGCACCCCCCAAGCCAGCAGCTGTAGAGACTATGACAACAGCTGGACCACAGCAGATACAAGTGCTGATGGATGAAGTGACCAAGCAG GGCAACACTGTCCGGGAGTTGAAAGCACAAAAGGCAGACAAGAACCAGGTTGCTGCAGAGGTGGCTAAACTCTTGGATCTGAAGAAACAGTTGGCTCTGGCTGAGGGGAAACCCCTTGAAACCCctaaaggcaagaagaaaaagtga